TTAAATAGAGAAATAAATATTTTGAAAAAAATAGATAAAAAAATAAATGAAATAGAATTTTTTATAGCAGATGAATTAGAAATTCATAGCTTTCGTAATGAAATTGCTAGTATGGAACATCCTTTTTTTGCTTTAAAAGGTGGGGATAAAAATATTAGAAAATATATTAATGGTAATATTAATATTACTATTAAACCTACTGTTGATGGGATAGCTACTATTTTTGATAAAGATATTTGGATTTATGCTATTTCAAAATTACAAGAAGCTATGAATTATGGCTTAATTATAAGTCGTACAGTATATTTTACTCCTTATAATTTTTTTTTAACTACTTCTAGAAATACTAGTGGTAGATCTTATTCTGAATTAAGAAAAACATTATCTAGACTTAAAGGTACAATAATTGAAACAAATATTTTTTATAAAGATAAACAAGAAATTGTTGGTTTTGGTTTAATTGATAGTTGGAGAATAATTAAAAATACAGAAGGTAATTTTAAATATGGAATGATTGAAATT
This Candidatus Palibaumannia cicadellinicola DNA region includes the following protein-coding sequences:
- a CDS encoding replication initiator protein A, producing MKKIDKKINEIEFFIADELEIHSFRNEIASMEHPFFALKGGDKNIRKYINGNINITIKPTVDGIATIFDKDIWIYAISKLQEAMNYGLIISRTVYFTPYNFFLTTSRNTSGRSYSELRKTLSRLKGTIIETNIFYKDKQEIVGFGLIDSWRIIKNTEGNFKYGMIEITLPYWLYQSLYKRKILKISSDYFKIRKAIDRRIYEIARKHCGNQKEFIISIEKLYLKTGSTSLLKMFRHNIKQLAKKNNLPEYNIYFNLIKDQVLFQNKKSLSLN